Below is a window of Staphylococcus succinus DNA.
TGGATAACATATAAAATTGTTCTTTTTCTTCTTCACTAAATACTTCAAAAACTTTTGAAACTAAATCATAATTAAAAGGTAAAAATCTTTTTAACAACTTTGAACCCTCAGTAGTCAATTGGACATAATTCGTACGTTTATCATTTGGCAAAACTTTCCTTCTAATTAAATTTCTTTTTTCCATCCCTTTTATTATGCCAGTAATCGTCGATTTTTTACTTCCTAATTTTTCTGCTAAATCAGATGGTGCTAATGTCATATCTTTTTCATATGTTAATAGCATCATTATTGAAAATTTTGCTTCAGTTAAATCATATTTTTGTAAAAGTGAATCATATTTATCTTTCATTAAACAGTAAGACTTATGAATTTCTAAATAGAGTAAAACATCAATTATGTTTAAATTATCATAATCTTTTTTCAACGCTTTTAATTTAGCTAATGTAGGACTATCAAACAAATATATATCTTCCAAAAGATGACCTCCCCAAATATAGTTAGGCGCCTAACTATATTAAAGTTATCATACCTTATCTATTTTTTCAATACAACTATCTATTCAAATT
It encodes the following:
- a CDS encoding MarR family winged helix-turn-helix transcriptional regulator; this encodes MEDIYLFDSPTLAKLKALKKDYDNLNIIDVLLYLEIHKSYCLMKDKYDSLLQKYDLTEAKFSIMMLLTYEKDMTLAPSDLAEKLGSKKSTITGIIKGMEKRNLIRRKVLPNDKRTNYVQLTTEGSKLLKRFLPFNYDLVSKVFEVFSEEEKEQFYMLSNKLKNHLEKDELL